The window TTTCGGCTCCCGAGACGAGCTCTGCCTCCACGTCCGCAACCCATTCCAGGGCCGGCTTGCCTTCGATAGTCTCGGCCAGCTGAGGCGCGGTGGACCCGGAAAGGAGTGATCCGCCCAGTTCGGGCTGGTCATCCATGAGGATCACGCGGGCTCCGGTGCGGACGGCCTCGCGGGCCGCGGCGAGGCCGGCAGGGCCGCCGCCGATCACCAGGACGTCGGTGTGGACGTACTTCTTGTCGTATTCGGCGCGGTCCTCCTCCGGGTCCAGCTTGCCCAGGCCACTGAGGAGTTCTGCTTTCAGGCCGTCCACCAGGGTTACCGTGGTGGCCGGGAGCATGGACTCGGCCACGTCGCCGGGGAAGCGCGCAGCAATTTTGACCATGGCGTTGGATTCCTCCACGCCGGCGGACATGATGCCCCGGGCCCGGTCCTCGTAGAGCGAGTTACCGGCGCCGATCCGGCCGTTCGCAATCAAGGCCGAGGCGAGGGTGTCGCCTGGGTGGCCCGTGAATTCCTCGCCGTCCACGGTGAAACGCCAGGCGATGGTGCGGTCGATTCGTCCGCCGGCGGCGAGGCGGGCGTTCTGGGAAGTCACTTGGTTGCTCCCTTCGGGGCGGTGGTGCTGGCCGGTGTCGCGGCCGGGGCGATGCTGGAAGCCGAGATACTGGGCGCTGAGGTCCCGGTGGTGGTGCTCTCAGCGTCGGTGCTGGCAGTGCCGGATTCGGCGGCGGCCGGGACCGACACATCCGGCCGGGGCGTGCCCATCGGGTACACGGCCTGGATGTCGTAGGTGACGGTGTCGCGGAGCATGTTGAACCACTGGCGGCAGCCGGTGCTGTGCAGCCAGCGTTCGGCGAAAATGCCTTTGGTGTTCTCGCGGTAGAACAGGAACTCGGCCCATTCCACGTCGCTCAGGTCGTTCGGGTTCTCCGGGTACGGGACGTGGGCCTGACCGCCGTAGTGGAACTCGGTCTCGTCGCGCGAGCCGCAGTTGGGGCATGGGATAAGCAGCATGTGCGTCTTCTTTCTAGGGGACGGCGGCTAGTGGGCGACGGCGGCGGCGCCGTGTTCATCGATCAAGGCTCCGGTCTCGAAGCGTTCCAGCGCAAACGGCTTGTTCAGCTTGTGCGGTGTGCCGGTGGCCATGGTGTGGGCGAAGGTCAGCCCGGCAGCGGGGGTGCCCTTGAATCCGCCGGTTCCCCAGCCGCAGTTGACGAACATGTTCTCCACCGGGGTGGTGCCGACGATGGGGGAGGCATCGAGGGTGGTGTCCACAATCCCGCCCCAGGTCCGGAGCACGTGCGCCCGGGCAAAAATCGGGAAGAGTTCGACGGCGGCGGCCATCTGATGCTCGATCACGTGGAAGGATCCGCGCTGGCCGTAGCCGTTGTAGGAGTCGACGCCTGCGCCCATGACGAGTTCGCCCTTGTGCGCCTGGGAGACGTAGACGTGCACGTGGTTGGACATGACCACGGTCGGGTGGACCGGTTCGTGGAGTTCGGAGACCAGTGCCTGGAGCGGGTGGGACTGGATGGGCAGCTTGAAGCCGGCCATTTCGGCCAGGACGGAGCTGTGTCCGGCCGCGCAGAGGCCGACCTTTTCGGTGTGGATGGTGCCCTGGTTGGTCTTGACGCCGGTGACCCTGTTGCCGTCCTTGAGAAAGCCGGTGACTTCGCAGTTCTGGATGATATCCACGCCGAGTTCATCGCATTTGCGGGCGAACGCCCAGGCGACGTGGTCGTGCTTGGCGATGCCGGCGCGGGGCTGGTAGGTGGCGCCCATGACGGGGTAGCGGATGTTGTCGTTGATGTTCAGGATGGGGCAGAGTTCCTTGATCTGCTGCGGGTCCAGCCATTCGGCGTCGACGCCGTTGAGCTTATTGGCGCCGACACGGCGGATGCTTTCGCGCACGTCGCCCAGGGTGTGGGCGAGGTTCATCACGCCGCGCTGGCTGAACAGGAAGTCGTACTCAAGTTCCTCCGGCAGGATTTCCCAGAGCTTGAGCGCGTGCTCATAAATCGCTGCGCTCTCGTCCCAGAGGTAGTTCGAGCGGATGATTGTGGTGTTCCGGGCCATGTTGCCGCCGGCGAGCCAGCCCTTTTCCAGGACCGCGATGTTGGTCATGCCGTGGTTCTTGGCCAAGTAATAGGCGGTGGCGAGACCGTGCCCGCCGCCGCCGACAATCACGGCGTCGTAGGAGGACTTGGGCTCCGGGTTGCGCCAAAGGAATTCCGGGTGCTCCGGAAGCTGTTCCGTGCTCATTATGCAACTCCGTTCGTGGTGGTTCCGGCAGTTCCGGAAAGGTTCGGGTAAAGCGGAAATTTCTCGGCAAGGACCGTGACCCGGTCGCGGAGCAGCACAGCCGACTCGTCGCTGAGTTCGTTCTCTGTTGCGGGTGAGGTGAGGGCGGTGGCGATGATGTCGGCGACCTCGGTGAATTCGGCGGGACCGAAGCCGCGGGTGGCCAGGGCCGGGGTGCCGATCCGCAGCCCGGAGGAGACCATGGGCGGGCGGGGGTCGAACGGGACGGCGTTGCGGTTGACGGTGATGCCGATTCGGTGCAGGCGGTCTTCGCCCTGCTGCCCATCCAGCTCGGAGTGCCGCAGGTCCACCAGGACCAGGTGGACATCGGTGCCTCCGTTAACCACCGAGATTCCGGCCGCGGCGACGTCGTCGGCCAGGAGCCGGGACGCGAGCAGGCGGGCACCTTCGAGCGTGCGTTCCTGGCGTTCCTTGAATTCGTCCGACGCGGCGATCTTGAACGCTACGGCCTTCGCGGCGATGACGTGTTCCAGCGGGCCGCCCTGCTGGCCGGGGAACACTGCGGAGTTGATTTTGCGCGCATACTGCTCCTTGCTCAGGATCACCCCGCCGCGCGGGCCGCCAAGGGTTTTGTGCGTGGTGGTGGTGACGACGTCGGCGAACGGCACGGGGTTCGGGTGCAGCCCGGCGGCGACGAGGCCGGCGAAGTGCGCCATGTCCACCATGAGGTACGCGCCGACCAGGTCCGCGATCCGGCGGAACTCCGCGAAGTCCAGCTGCCGGGAGTATGCCGACCATCCGGCCACGATCATCTTGGGGCGGTGTTCGAGGGCCAGGGCCTCAACCTCGGCCATATCGACCAGGTGGCTGCCCTCACTCACATGGTAGGGGACGACGTTGTAGAGCTTGCCGGAAAAGTTGATGCGCATCCCGTGCGTGAGGTGTCCGCCGTGTGCCAGCGAGAGCCCCATGATGGTGTCGCCCGGTTCCAGCAGGGCAAACATGGCAGCAGCGTTGGCCTGGGCGCCCGAGTGGGGCTGCACGTTCGCGGCTTCCGCACCGAAGAGGGCCTTGATCCGGTCGATCGCGAGCTGTTCGATCACGTCGACGTGCTCGCAGCCGCCATAGTAGCGCTTGCCCGGGTAACCCTCGGCGTACTTGTTCGTCAGGACCGAGCCCTGTGCCTCCATGACAGAGGCAGGCGCGAAGTTCTCAGAGGCGATCATCTCGAGCGTGGACTGCTGGCGGCGCAGCTCGCGGTCAATGGCCCGGGCGACGTCGGCGTCGGCACTGGCCAGGGGTTCATTCAGGGTGCCCGTCATGGCGGCCTCTTTCGGTTCAAGGAAACAGATAGAAAAATGCAACAGTGTTGCGTTGACTGCAACTCTAGAACGTCAGTGGTGTTGCGTCAATCACTTTTCTTCCAGCCCTGCATGCAGTCCCTGCATGTAGTCAGATTTCTTTTTAGTCCGCCACGAGACCCTTGACTGTGTTTCAGCTCACGCCTAATCTGATGCAACAGCGTTGCGTTCAATGCAACCCAAATTTTCATTGGTGGACATATGAGTAACGAACCAAATCAAGCGGTAACCGTGGCCGGTCCAGGCTCACAGCTGGGCCCGGGATCCGGAGATTCCCGGCCGTCCAGCGGACCGGGGCCTACAGTCAGTAAGGAAACCCGGCGGCGGGTGATCGCCGCCAGCTTCATCGGCAACTTCGTCGAGTGGTTTGACTATGCCGTCTACGGCTACCTGGCAGTGACCATCGCCGCAGTCTTCTTCCCGGAGTCCAACCCCCAGACAGGGCTCCTGCTGACTTTCGCCCTCTTCGCTATCTCGTTCCTGGTGCGGCCCCTTGGCGGCTTCGTCTGGGGACACATCGGAGATCGGGTGGGTCGCCGGACGGCACTGTCCCTTTCCATCCTGATCATGTCCGGAGCGACCTTCTGCATAGCCTTGATTCCGGGCTACGCCACGATCGGCATCTGGGCTCCGATCCTGCTGCTGATCATCAGGGTCGCCCAAGGCTTCTCCGCCTCCGGCGAATACGCCGGCGCCTCCGCCTTCCTGGTGGAGTACGCACCGGCCAACAAACGCGGACTCTACGCCGCCGTCGTGCCCGCCAGCACCGCCGCCGGCCTGCTGCTCGGGTCCCTCCTCGCGGGACTGCTGACCACCCTGCTCAGCGCCGACGCCATGCAGAGCTGGGGGTGGCGTCTGCCCTTCCTGCTTGCAGCCCCCATGGGCCTGATCGGTCGCTACATCCGAACCAAGCTGGAAGACACCCCCGTATTCCGCGAACTCGCGGCGGAGGACCAGACCATCAAGGCCCCCGTCTTTGGCCTCTTCCGCAACCACTGGCGGCTGCTGCTCAGGGCAGTTGGAGCCGTGCTGCTCAACGCCGTCGGCTTCTACGTCATTCTCAGCTACATGCCGACCTACCTCTCCTCGGAACTTGGCCTGGGCAAGACAGAATCCTTCCTCGCCACCACCATCGCGCTGGTCACCTACATCGGGTTCATCTTCCTGACCGGGATGCTCTCGGACCGCTACGGCCGCAAGAAAGTGCTCATCGCCGCATCACTCAGCTTCATCGTGCTGACAGTCCCGGCCTTTGCCCTGCTGGGAACCGGAAACTTCCTGGTGATCGTCCTTATTCAGGTCCTGCTGGGGGCCATGCTCACCCTCAACGACGGAACGCTGCCGAGCTTCCTGGCCGAAATGTTCCCCACCCGGGTCCGCTACAGCGGATTCGCGGTCAGCTTCAACCTCTCCAACGCGCTCTTCGGCGGAACCGCACCCTTCATGGCCACCCTCCTGATCGCCGCCACAGGCAACGACCTGGCTCCAGCCTTCTACCTGGTCGCGGCCGCAGTCATCTCCCTGGTCGCCGTCGCACTCTCCCGTGAAACCAGCAAAGAACCACTGACCCACGACTAAACCAGTCCGAGCCAATTCTCCTCACGAAAAGCACAGCACCGAAGAAAGGCATCACCATAATGACCAGCACAGCATCTGCCAACGCCTCGTCGATTTCCGAACTGGAGCGACTGAAAGTCCTGCACAACGGGCAGAAGGAAAAGCTGACCTTTTCAGACGCCGAATTTGAACGCCGGCTGTCCGGCCTTCGCCGCATCATGGCGGAAAAGAGCCTGGACGCCGTCGTCCTGACGAGCTACCACTCGATCAAGTACTACTCCGACTTCCTCTTCACCTACTTCGGCCGCTCCTACGCCATGGTGGTCACCAAGGACGACACCGTGACCGTTACGGCCAACATCGACGCCGGCATGCCGTGGCGGCGCAGCTACGGTGACAACGTGGTCTACACGGACTGGCGCCGGGACAACTACATTTTCGCCATCCAGGAGGCGCTCCGCACCCGCGGCATCAACCCCCGCCGGATCGGCGTCGAAGACGATTCGCTCCCGCTGGACAACCGCAACAAGATCCAGGCCGCCTTCGACTCGGCCACCCTGGTCGACGTCGCCCAGGCAGCCATGCGCCAGCGGATGATCAAATCGGCCGAAGAGATTGAGGTCATCAAGCACGGGGCCCGCATCGGAGACCTGGGCGGAGAGGCCATCCGCAACGCCATCACGGCCGGGATCACCGAATATGAGGTGGCCCTGATCGGCACCGAAGCCATGGTCCACGAAATCGCCCGGACCTTCCCGGACTCGGAAATCCGCGACACCTGGGTCTGGTTCCAGTCCGGCATCAACACCGACGGCGCCCACAACTGGGCCACCACACGCAAGATCCAGGAACACGACATCCTGTCCCTGAACTGCTTCCCCATGACCTCCGGCTACTACACCGCCCTGGAGCGCACCCTGTTCTACGGCGAACCCGACGCCCGCTCCCTGGAACTGTGGAACATCAACGTGGAAGTCCACCAGCGCGGCCTCGAACTCATCAAGCCCGGGGCCGTCTGCAAGGACATCGCCGCCGAACTGAACGAGATCTACGTGGGCCACGGACTACTGGCCAACCGGACCTTCGGCTACGGCCACTCCTTCGGAGTGCTGAGCCACTACTACGGCCGCGAAGCCGGACTGGAGCTACGCGAGGACATCGACACCGTACTGGAACCGGGCATGGTCGTCTCCATGGAACCGATGATCACCGTCCTGGACGGACAACCCGGCGCCGGCGGCTACCGCGAGCACGACATCCTCGTGGTCGGCGAGGACGGCGCCGAGAACATCACCAAGTTCCCCTTCGGCCCCGAATACAACATCATCGGCGCCTGACCGGCCCAAACCCCCCTGAAAGGGACGGACAGAGAAGCGGCGCCACGGTCAATGTGGCGCCACTTCTCGGCCCTCATACGGAATGATGGTAGACACCATGACCCCAGCAGAATCCCCTGACACCACCGGAAACGGCGACACCAAAGGCACCTCCGTCATCGTCAACGCCATCGCCGTGCTGCGGACGTTCACCGCCGATGAACCCCTGCTCGGCGTCACCGAGATCGCCAACCGGGTCGGCCTGCACAAGAGCACGGTTTCCCGGATCCTGGCCACGTTTGAACAGGAACACTTGGTGGAACGGGACCCGGAAACCCGCCGTTTCCGCCTGGGGCTGGGACTGATCGCCGTCGCCGGGCCGCTGCTGGCGGAACTGGAAGAACGGCGCGTGGCCTACCCCGTCCTGCGGGAACTCACCGAGCAGACTGGCGAAACCAGCGCACTGATGGTCTGGAACAGCGCCGAGTCAATGTGCGTGGAACAGATCGCCAGCCACCACCAAATCAAGCACACCACCCCGCTGGGAGCCCGCTACACGGACGCTATGAGCGCCTCCGTGCAGGTCTTCCTGTCCGCCGAACCCGTCGAACGTGTCCGCACCCTCCTGCGCAGCGGTGCTATCAGCTATCTGGGACTCGACGATGCCGGTCTGGATGGCTACCAGATCAAGCTCAAGGATGTGACGGCCCGTGGTTGGGCCATCAACTACGGCGAATCCTCCATCGACGAAGTGGGCGTGGCCGCCCCTGTCTACGACCACCGCGGTGACATCGTGGCGGCCGTCCTGATCTCCGCGCCCCGGTTCCGGGTTTCACGGGAAAGACTGCAAAGCCTGGGGGAGGCAGGCGCAGCCGCGGCCCGCAGGGTCACAACCCGTCTGGGCGGCCGGCCGCCCGGACGTTCAGAGCCAAGCCACAGCTAGGAAGTCAGCCGAGCCTAGAAAGCCGGAAGGCCAAGGGACGTGTGGACAGTGTCCACACTTTGGGTCTCGGACTGGGCCGTACCGGTGCCGGATCGGGCCGGATTCCGCATGTTTCGGCGGGAGTCCAGTGCTTGCGGGGGCTGGAGTCCGGTTCGAGTCCCACCTCGGGCACAGTGTTTTCCCTGTTCAGGGGCTTTTTGGTGTTTCGTCGTGTGCACATTGTTCACACGCTCGCCTCTGATCTGATGTTCCGGGTGCGTGGGTCCCGGAAACGGCCTATTCGGTTGTCTGGGGGAGCGGCTGGCTACGGCAGGACGGGTGCCTCCTCGCGGGGTCTGTTCTGGGTGTTCATCCTCGTTCGTCCTTCCGTTGGGTTTTCGCGTTCACTACTTCATGGTGGCTGGGGCCGCGTACAACATGATTTTCGGATTATTCTTTGGAGCTGGCTGGGGTTGCTGCCGGTCCAGAGTTCCGCTCTGATACCTCTTCATGCCGGAACGCGGGGGAAACGGCATGACCTGGCCACTGGTCCGGAGCTGATCATGAGCTCGCCGAGCCTGGCCAGTCGGCAGTCGGGGCCGGCCTCGGGGGGCAGGTCACCAGTTCCTGGTTGCGGTCTTCGTTCTGTTCGCGGATATGAGCGACGGCGCCACGATGTGCCGTGCTCCGCTCGGCCAGTGCACTACGCGGCGTGGTCCGGCGCTGTTGGCGGCCGCGGGCATACGCATCGGCACGGCTCAACTGCAGCTCTTCGCGGACCGGTTCGGAGTAGGACTCGGCAGGCATGAGGTCATTGTGGATGCTCGCACCCGGTTCCGCAACTACCCGACGAGACTCACGAATAGTGCTCGCGAAATGGGGTGCGTGCCTCATTTGGGAAATGCTCGCGAAACGGGTCCGGCTCCGGGTGCTGCTGGGACCATGATGGATGGGTCAGGGGTTGTCGTTGTCAGCGCGCAGGGAGATCACCAAGTAATCCGCGGCGGAGCACGCGCGGGCGGCCTAGAAGGACAAGGGCAGGATCCGGGACGATCTGGTCGCGGTCACCGGCTGGTCCCGGGCCAATGCCCGCCGCGCGTTGTCCACGGCGCTGAAGCGTAAGACCCCGGTCCGGAAGGCGAAGCGGAAGCCCCGGCCGCGGACTTATGGATACGACACGCTGACGGCCTTGATCAGGGTCTGGCTGCTGGCTGGCATGCCCTCGGGCAAGTATCTCGCGGCGACGATGGACCTATGGCTGCCGAGGCTGGAGGCCCTCGGGGAGCTTCGGAAGGCCCGATTCAGCCCCGAGGTCCGGGAGCAGCTGATGACAGTGTCCGGGGCGACCATCGACCGGCTGCTGCGGCCCACCCGGGCGGGGATGGCGCCGAAGGGATTGTCCGCCACGAAGGCCGGCAGCGAGCTCCGCTCGTCCATCGCGGTGCGCCGGGCAGGACAGGAACACGAGCAGGTTCCGGGGTTCATCGAGCCGGATCTGGTCGCGCATTGCGGCCCTGCGCTGGTGGGGGAATTCGCCCGCACGCTCACCGCTGCCGATGTGTTCACCGGCTGGACGGAGAACGTCGCGATCCGTAACAGCGCCTACAAATGGATCCTCGCAGCGATGGAGACCGTCGCCGAGCGTCTGCCGTTCCTGCTCACTGGTTTGGACACCGATAACGGTGGGGAGTTCATCAACCAGGCCCTCGTCGGCTGGGCAACGGCCCGGGACATTTACTTCACGCGGGCCAGGCCTTACAAGTCCAACGACAACGCCCATGTGGAGCAGAAAAGCGGTGACATCGTGCGCCGCCACGCTTTCCACTACCGGTACGACACCGCACTGGAACTGCAGCAGCTTAACGAGCTCTACGACCTGGTGCGGATCCGGTTCAACATGTTTACCGCGACGAAGAAAGCCATTGGCTGGCGGGAGAACCGGAACGGTCACAAGACCCGCGTCTACGACAAGCCCCGGAGCCCCTACCAGCGGGTCACCGACGCGGGTGTGCTCACACCCCCCAAAGCCGCTGAACTCGAGGCCGTGTTCAACTCCACGAATCCCGCCGATCTCACCCGCGGAATCACGGACATCCAGCTCCAGCTCATCAGCCTCGCCGCCGACAAGACCCAAGCAATACGTCAGTCGCCCACGCGAGCAAAAATACGTGAGGCACGCACAGCCGTTTCGCGAGCATCTTGACGTGAGGCACTACGCCGCTGACCTGTGTCATGTCCCTTAAGCCCCGCGCCACACTGGAACCTCCGGGCCTAGACTGTCGCTAAGAGGACAATTTCGCGGGAGGTGCCATGGCGCGACTGAGTATTTTGGACCGGTTCAGGCCTGTCGGTGCTCCCGGCCCTGCGGGCCCGGCTGGCGTGCCGGCCGCTGACAACCAGGGTCCGGCCGTCGAACTGGCACCGGTGTTCGCCGCACTCGCCCAGGACGCCGCACTTTGCGTGCAAGTCGTAGACCAAGCACGTCTGATCGCGGAAGAGGACGTGGCCCGGGCGCGCACCCAAGCCGCGGCGATTCTGTCCCAAGCCCGACTTGATGCCGGCGCGGCGCGCGCAGACGCCGCCGCCCGGGTCGAGAGGGAAACCTCGGAGAGGGACGCGGAGCAGCTGGAGCAGGCGCGCCACGAGGCAGCGGCGCTGGAAGAGTCTGGCCTCGCGCTTATCCCGGCCGCTGTCTATCAGCTCATCGACACACTGCTTGCTCCGCTGAACCCGGGACCGCCAAGTCCGGAACAGCGCAGCCCGGCAAGCATATGAAAGCAGACTGGGTGGCGGCCAGCGTGAGGGCCCGGTCCATGGCGCATCGCCGGGTGGGTGCCGGGGCGAGCCGCGTGATAGCAGCTCAACCCACCCTTGGCCGCGCCCTCTCCTCGCTGCAGGAATCAAGCTATGCGGAACGGCTTCGCGGGGCGTCCGGACTCGCTGCGGCGGAGCGCGCGCTTCAGGAGACTGTCCTGTGGCAACTGCGTGTGCTTGCCGGGTGGCTTCCCGCATCGGGCACCGCACTTGCACGGGCGGCCGCGGGGGCTTTTGAGATCGCGAACATTACGGCCTTGGCGCACCAGCTCGCCGGCGGTGCGAAGGCCCCCGAGCCCTATCACCTGGGTGCACTTGCCACCGCATGGCCGCGGCTTCGTTCCGCCGGGTCGGTTGAGGAGTTGGCGACTATCCTGCGCGCCACAGCCTGGGGTGACGTCGGCACTGCAGGAACCGGTTCGCTAAGGGACGCGCTGACCGTGGCCTGGCTGCGGCGGCTGGCCGCTGTGGCACCACCGGCGCGGCCGTGGTGCGGCGCGGTGTGCGCCCTTACGGCCGCCCGGATGCTGACGGTCGACGGCGTGAGGCCACCTGCGCCGGTCCGTCACTTGTTGCGCCCCGTCCTGGGCAGCTCCTGGGAAGCCGCCGCGAGTCTTGCCGAGTTCACTTCGGCGCTGCAGCCGTCCCTGCGGACGGTGCTGGTCGGTATTGCATCACCGAAGGACCTGTGGCATGCAGAGGCCCGCGTCTGCGCTGCCGTGGAGAAAGACGGTTTCCAATTGCTTCGTGCTTCGATGCCCGGACCGGACGTGGTTCTGGGCGCCATTGCCGTCCTGTCCACCGATGCGTGGAGGGTCCGAGCGGCCCTTACTGCCGCTGCTGCGGGCGCCGGGTCCAGTGAGGTGCTCGATGAAGCGGGGTGATTCGCCGGCCCCCGTCCGAATGGAACGGGTAGCTTTGGTAGTGCCTGAACAGGACCGGCACTCCATGCTCGTGGAAGTGGCGCGGAGCCGTCTCGTCGAGCTGGACCTACCGTACACAGCCGGCGACGGCGCCGAGGAACTGGATAAGGCAGCGGAAGCGGCTATTGTCTCCGGACCGTCGGCGGCGCTGGCGGGGTGGATGCCGCGGCACGCGATCCCGGATCTCACGGCCGCGCTCGCCCCGCTGGGGGCAGCGGTCGTCCCGTTGCCCCGGCCCAGGTGGATCCAACCGCCCACTATGCTCGGCGGCCGGGACGGCAGGCCGCCCGTCTCCCGGACGCTGGTGGATACCTACGGGACTGTGCCGTATGCGGACCTGGACCCGTCGCGCCTCGCAGGGATCGCCTATGTCGTGATGTTCGGAATGATGTTCGGCGATGTGGGGCACGGTGCGATCCTGCTGGCCGGCGGCCTCCTGTTGCGCAGCGGCCGGATCAAGAAACTGGCCAAACTGCAAAGGACCTGGCTTTTCGTGTGTGGAGCGGGGCTGGCCGCCATGTTCTTCGGAGCGCTGTACGGGGAGGCCTTCGGACCCACCGGTCTGGTGCCGGTGCTCTGGTTGGACCCCTTGGCGAATCCGGTTCCGCTTCTGGTTGCAGGACTGGGTGTCGGAGCATTCCTGCTTGCCGGCGCCTATGCCCTGGGCACCATCAACCGTGTCCGCGAGGGCGGCTGGGGATATGCGCTGTATGCCCGCTCCGGGGTGGCCGGGTCCCTGTTGTTCCTTTCGGTGGTGCTTCTCGTCTGGGGGCTCAGCACCGGCACCGGGCTGCTGATGGCGGTGGCAGCCCTCATGGCGTTTGCCGCGCTGGTTTTCATCTTCATCGGCCTCTTCATTGAGGCCGGGGGCGGGGCCCCCGCCATTTTCCAGGCGGTCATCGAGCTCGTGGATACCGTGATCCGTCTGGGCTCGAACCTGGTCTCCTTTGCACGCCTCGCTGCCTTCGGACTCACCCACGCTGCTTTGCTGATGGTGGTGTGGAACGGCACGACGGCGTTGTGGGCGCCCGACTGGCGCGCGGCCGCGGCTGTTCTGCTGTTCGTTGTGGGAAACCTCGTGACCTTTGCGCTGGAAGCGCTGGTGGCGGGGATCCAGGCACTGCGCCTTGAATACTATGAACTGTTCTCCCGCATCTTCCAGTCCGAGGGGCGCCCGTTCAGGCCGTGGTCCCCGGACATCACCGCCGCCACTGCACACCCGGCCACCGCGGCATCGGTCTTCCATACCACTCCACCGGCTGAAAGGCAGCTGCCATGAACCTTTGGTTCGGCGCCATCCCCATTTTCCTCATCGCTGCGACTGGAGCCATCCTTCTGGTCAGACGCTGGCGCAAGTCTGCGTTCAAGATCCTGGCGGCCCTTAACATCGCCGTGATGGGCGGAG is drawn from Micrococcaceae bacterium Sec5.8 and contains these coding sequences:
- a CDS encoding sarcosine oxidase subunit delta; this translates as MLLIPCPNCGSRDETEFHYGGQAHVPYPENPNDLSDVEWAEFLFYRENTKGIFAERWLHSTGCRQWFNMLRDTVTYDIQAVYPMGTPRPDVSVPAAAESGTASTDAESTTTGTSAPSISASSIAPAATPASTTAPKGATK
- a CDS encoding sarcosine oxidase subunit beta family protein, with the translated sequence MSTEQLPEHPEFLWRNPEPKSSYDAVIVGGGGHGLATAYYLAKNHGMTNIAVLEKGWLAGGNMARNTTIIRSNYLWDESAAIYEHALKLWEILPEELEYDFLFSQRGVMNLAHTLGDVRESIRRVGANKLNGVDAEWLDPQQIKELCPILNINDNIRYPVMGATYQPRAGIAKHDHVAWAFARKCDELGVDIIQNCEVTGFLKDGNRVTGVKTNQGTIHTEKVGLCAAGHSSVLAEMAGFKLPIQSHPLQALVSELHEPVHPTVVMSNHVHVYVSQAHKGELVMGAGVDSYNGYGQRGSFHVIEHQMAAAVELFPIFARAHVLRTWGGIVDTTLDASPIVGTTPVENMFVNCGWGTGGFKGTPAAGLTFAHTMATGTPHKLNKPFALERFETGALIDEHGAAAVAH
- the glyA gene encoding serine hydroxymethyltransferase, which gives rise to MTGTLNEPLASADADVARAIDRELRRQQSTLEMIASENFAPASVMEAQGSVLTNKYAEGYPGKRYYGGCEHVDVIEQLAIDRIKALFGAEAANVQPHSGAQANAAAMFALLEPGDTIMGLSLAHGGHLTHGMRINFSGKLYNVVPYHVSEGSHLVDMAEVEALALEHRPKMIVAGWSAYSRQLDFAEFRRIADLVGAYLMVDMAHFAGLVAAGLHPNPVPFADVVTTTTHKTLGGPRGGVILSKEQYARKINSAVFPGQQGGPLEHVIAAKAVAFKIAASDEFKERQERTLEGARLLASRLLADDVAAAGISVVNGGTDVHLVLVDLRHSELDGQQGEDRLHRIGITVNRNAVPFDPRPPMVSSGLRIGTPALATRGFGPAEFTEVADIIATALTSPATENELSDESAVLLRDRVTVLAEKFPLYPNLSGTAGTTTNGVA
- a CDS encoding MFS transporter; translation: MSNEPNQAVTVAGPGSQLGPGSGDSRPSSGPGPTVSKETRRRVIAASFIGNFVEWFDYAVYGYLAVTIAAVFFPESNPQTGLLLTFALFAISFLVRPLGGFVWGHIGDRVGRRTALSLSILIMSGATFCIALIPGYATIGIWAPILLLIIRVAQGFSASGEYAGASAFLVEYAPANKRGLYAAVVPASTAAGLLLGSLLAGLLTTLLSADAMQSWGWRLPFLLAAPMGLIGRYIRTKLEDTPVFRELAAEDQTIKAPVFGLFRNHWRLLLRAVGAVLLNAVGFYVILSYMPTYLSSELGLGKTESFLATTIALVTYIGFIFLTGMLSDRYGRKKVLIAASLSFIVLTVPAFALLGTGNFLVIVLIQVLLGAMLTLNDGTLPSFLAEMFPTRVRYSGFAVSFNLSNALFGGTAPFMATLLIAATGNDLAPAFYLVAAAVISLVAVALSRETSKEPLTHD
- a CDS encoding aminopeptidase P family protein, which gives rise to MTSTASANASSISELERLKVLHNGQKEKLTFSDAEFERRLSGLRRIMAEKSLDAVVLTSYHSIKYYSDFLFTYFGRSYAMVVTKDDTVTVTANIDAGMPWRRSYGDNVVYTDWRRDNYIFAIQEALRTRGINPRRIGVEDDSLPLDNRNKIQAAFDSATLVDVAQAAMRQRMIKSAEEIEVIKHGARIGDLGGEAIRNAITAGITEYEVALIGTEAMVHEIARTFPDSEIRDTWVWFQSGINTDGAHNWATTRKIQEHDILSLNCFPMTSGYYTALERTLFYGEPDARSLELWNINVEVHQRGLELIKPGAVCKDIAAELNEIYVGHGLLANRTFGYGHSFGVLSHYYGREAGLELREDIDTVLEPGMVVSMEPMITVLDGQPGAGGYREHDILVVGEDGAENITKFPFGPEYNIIGA
- a CDS encoding IclR family transcriptional regulator, whose product is MTPAESPDTTGNGDTKGTSVIVNAIAVLRTFTADEPLLGVTEIANRVGLHKSTVSRILATFEQEHLVERDPETRRFRLGLGLIAVAGPLLAELEERRVAYPVLRELTEQTGETSALMVWNSAESMCVEQIASHHQIKHTTPLGARYTDAMSASVQVFLSAEPVERVRTLLRSGAISYLGLDDAGLDGYQIKLKDVTARGWAINYGESSIDEVGVAAPVYDHRGDIVAAVLISAPRFRVSRERLQSLGEAGAAAARRVTTRLGGRPPGRSEPSHS
- a CDS encoding transposase family protein, which encodes MIRVWLLAGMPSGKYLAATMDLWLPRLEALGELRKARFSPEVREQLMTVSGATIDRLLRPTRAGMAPKGLSATKAGSELRSSIAVRRAGQEHEQVPGFIEPDLVAHCGPALVGEFARTLTAADVFTGWTENVAIRNSAYKWILAAMETVAERLPFLLTGLDTDNGGEFINQALVGWATARDIYFTRARPYKSNDNAHVEQKSGDIVRRHAFHYRYDTALELQQLNELYDLVRIRFNMFTATKKAIGWRENRNGHKTRVYDKPRSPYQRVTDAGVLTPPKAAELEAVFNSTNPADLTRGITDIQLQLISLAADKTQAIRQSPTRAKIREARTAVSRAS
- a CDS encoding V-type ATPase 116kDa subunit family protein, with translation MPEQDRHSMLVEVARSRLVELDLPYTAGDGAEELDKAAEAAIVSGPSAALAGWMPRHAIPDLTAALAPLGAAVVPLPRPRWIQPPTMLGGRDGRPPVSRTLVDTYGTVPYADLDPSRLAGIAYVVMFGMMFGDVGHGAILLAGGLLLRSGRIKKLAKLQRTWLFVCGAGLAAMFFGALYGEAFGPTGLVPVLWLDPLANPVPLLVAGLGVGAFLLAGAYALGTINRVREGGWGYALYARSGVAGSLLFLSVVLLVWGLSTGTGLLMAVAALMAFAALVFIFIGLFIEAGGGAPAIFQAVIELVDTVIRLGSNLVSFARLAAFGLTHAALLMVVWNGTTALWAPDWRAAAAVLLFVVGNLVTFALEALVAGIQALRLEYYELFSRIFQSEGRPFRPWSPDITAATAHPATAASVFHTTPPAERQLP